One region of Myxococcus xanthus genomic DNA includes:
- a CDS encoding serine protease translates to MKRIPLACLVTALLTGAPAALASDEVCQQEEVSSSSQRLTKVGEDVFRRFETTHPYAITQIRASDGPIHTDVITHAGAAYIAPHFERLDLEDGDFVVVRSPDNSRSWRYDNSHPGARSGFWAIHIAGETAIIELHSRDSVNRRGILNKHGYSIDRYARGYTNEEMGVSNDKALCGPDDTQWAPCYASSDPTLYGRARPVARLLINGSGACTGWLVGSQGHLMTNQHCVGTASEAQNTQYEFMAEGASCSTSCASWFGCPGNVIPGGTLVKVDAPRDYALIQLSQNPVNTYGYLQLRSSGAVVNERIYLPQHPAGHGKKIAVRSTDARDESGFAEIYSRNEASCQSGGPNDIGYYADTQGGSSGSPVIGHSDNLVVALHHCANCPNRGVPIEAVISHLGTSLPQCALPAADCPNPGGNGEPPPPPPPPPPPPENSFDYTASNTNSAQQNTTNHTIALTAGQTLTVATCGLTGTQFTGDTWLRLRNPAGTEVATNDDSCGGRGSSITFTATTAGNHEVRAGCYSTGSCTGRVVWEISGGSGGPTSGSFNFSGSNTNSAQQNTTNHDVAIAAGKSITVATCGVTGATFTGDTYLRLFNGATQAAVNDDACGGRGSSLTYTSSTATTLQIRAGCYSSGSCTGTVVWNIQ, encoded by the coding sequence ATGAAACGCATCCCACTCGCATGTCTTGTCACCGCGCTGCTCACGGGGGCGCCGGCGGCGCTGGCCTCCGATGAGGTCTGCCAGCAGGAAGAAGTTTCCTCTTCGTCACAGCGGCTCACGAAGGTGGGCGAGGACGTCTTCCGTCGCTTCGAGACGACCCACCCCTACGCCATCACGCAGATTCGCGCCTCTGACGGCCCCATCCACACGGACGTCATCACCCACGCGGGCGCGGCGTACATCGCGCCCCACTTCGAGCGGCTCGACCTGGAGGATGGCGACTTCGTCGTGGTGCGCTCGCCGGACAACTCCCGGTCGTGGCGCTACGACAACTCGCACCCGGGTGCGCGCAGTGGCTTCTGGGCCATCCACATTGCCGGTGAGACGGCCATCATCGAGCTGCACAGCCGCGACAGCGTCAACCGCCGCGGCATCCTCAACAAGCACGGCTACTCCATCGACCGGTACGCCCGGGGCTACACCAACGAGGAGATGGGCGTGTCGAACGACAAGGCGCTGTGCGGCCCGGACGACACGCAGTGGGCGCCCTGCTACGCCTCCAGCGACCCCACCCTCTACGGCCGCGCTCGTCCAGTCGCGCGTCTGCTCATCAACGGCTCCGGTGCGTGCACGGGCTGGCTCGTGGGCAGCCAGGGCCATCTGATGACCAACCAGCACTGCGTCGGTACGGCGAGCGAAGCGCAGAACACCCAGTACGAGTTCATGGCGGAAGGCGCGAGCTGTTCGACGAGCTGCGCGAGCTGGTTCGGTTGTCCGGGCAACGTCATCCCGGGCGGCACGTTGGTGAAGGTGGACGCGCCGCGTGACTACGCGCTCATCCAGTTGTCCCAGAACCCGGTGAACACCTACGGCTACCTCCAACTGCGCTCGTCCGGCGCCGTGGTGAACGAGCGCATCTACCTGCCGCAGCACCCGGCCGGCCACGGCAAGAAGATCGCCGTGCGCTCCACGGATGCCCGGGACGAGTCCGGCTTCGCGGAGATCTACAGCCGCAACGAGGCCTCCTGCCAGTCCGGTGGCCCCAACGACATCGGCTACTACGCGGACACGCAGGGCGGCTCCTCCGGCTCGCCCGTCATCGGCCATTCGGACAACCTGGTGGTGGCCCTGCACCACTGCGCCAACTGCCCCAACCGCGGCGTGCCCATCGAAGCGGTCATCAGCCACCTGGGCACCAGCCTGCCCCAGTGCGCGCTGCCCGCCGCCGACTGCCCCAACCCCGGCGGCAACGGTGAGCCGCCGCCTCCTCCCCCGCCGCCGCCCCCGCCGCCGGAGAACTCGTTCGACTACACCGCCAGCAACACCAACAGCGCGCAGCAGAACACCACCAATCACACCATCGCGCTGACGGCGGGCCAGACGCTCACCGTCGCGACGTGCGGCCTCACGGGGACGCAGTTCACCGGTGACACGTGGCTGCGCCTGCGCAACCCCGCCGGCACCGAGGTGGCCACCAACGACGATTCCTGCGGCGGCCGCGGCTCCAGCATCACCTTCACCGCCACCACCGCCGGCAACCACGAGGTCCGCGCCGGCTGCTACTCCACCGGGAGCTGCACCGGCCGCGTCGTGTGGGAAATCTCCGGCGGCTCCGGCGGCCCCACCAGCGGGAGCTTCAACTTCAGCGGCAGCAACACCAACAGCGCGCAGCAGAACACCACCAACCACGACGTCGCCATCGCCGCGGGCAAGAGCATCACCGTGGCCACCTGCGGCGTGACGGGTGCGACCTTCACGGGCGACACCTACCTGCGCCTCTTCAACGGCGCCACGCAGGCAGCGGTCAACGACGACGCGTGCGGCGGCCGTGGCTCCAGCCTGACGTACACCTCGTCCACGGCCACCACCCTGCAGATTCGCGCGGGCTGCTACTCCAGCGGGAGCTGCACCGGCACCGTGGTGTGGAACATCCAGTAG
- a CDS encoding vitamin B12-dependent ribonucleotide reductase: MDKELSSKSTANGKERRGGRKARVAATGLTVERFFTTPGVDPADELAWEYRSASITGEDGKAVFEQKDIEVPKSWSMLATNVVASKYFRGTPGTPERETSVRKLVARVVDTLTQWGVEGGYFTRDADREAFHAELTHLLLRQKASFNSPVWFNVGVEAQPQCSACFINSVEDNMDSILTLARTEGMLFKYGSGTGSNLSTIRGSKELLAGGGTASGPVSFMRGFDAFAGVIKSGGKTRRAAKMVILNAEHPDILEFIRCKSSEEKKAWALIEAGYDPSFNGEAYSSVFFQNSNNSVRVTDAFMKAVVDDATWTTRSVRDGQPLDTYQARELFREISEAAHLCGDPGMQFDTTVNSWHTCSTTARINASNPCSEYMFLDDSACNLASLNLMHFRTIDGDFDVTAFRHAVDILLMAQEIIVGNSRYPTERIEKNSHDYRPLGLGYANLGALLMASGLPYDSPAGRNYAGAITSLMCGEAYAMSARLAEKQGPFAGYAKNAEPMLGVIRKHRKAAYHIAPEGVSQGLFAAQKDAWDRALALGEEHGFRNSQVTVLAPTGTIGFMMDCDTTGIEPDIALIKYKKLVGGGMLKIVNQTVPLALEKLGYPQTQSQDIISYLDKQDTIEGAPHLKPEHLPVFDCAFKPAQGERSIHWMGHIQMMEACQPFLSGAISKTVNMPSDATVEDIEKAYMEAWKRGLKAIAVYRDGCKRTQPLNTSKETVKDTRAAKATVAPEPAPAVQPEPRAVRRRLPDERRSITHKFSIGGHEGYLTVGMYEDGLPGELFIVMAKEGSVVSGLMDSFATSVSLALQYGVPLKVLVDKLSHTRFEPSGFTGNPDIPIAKSITDYIFRWLELKFLPSEEEDAVLDRVDVQPKREALPARTASVQRSDANTSKRSTWLNQADAPPCHTCGAIMVRSGACYKCSNCGATSGCS, translated from the coding sequence ATGGATAAAGAGCTGAGCTCGAAGTCCACGGCGAACGGGAAGGAGCGGCGCGGCGGGCGCAAGGCGCGCGTGGCGGCGACGGGCTTGACGGTGGAGCGCTTCTTCACGACACCGGGCGTGGATCCCGCGGATGAGTTGGCGTGGGAATACCGCAGCGCCAGCATCACCGGCGAGGATGGCAAGGCCGTCTTCGAGCAGAAGGACATCGAGGTGCCGAAGTCCTGGTCGATGCTGGCGACGAACGTCGTTGCGTCGAAGTACTTCCGCGGCACGCCGGGCACGCCGGAGCGTGAAACGAGCGTGCGCAAGCTGGTGGCGCGTGTGGTGGACACTCTCACCCAGTGGGGTGTGGAAGGTGGCTACTTCACGCGGGACGCGGACCGCGAGGCCTTCCACGCGGAGCTGACGCACCTGCTGCTGCGCCAGAAGGCGTCCTTCAACTCGCCCGTATGGTTCAACGTTGGCGTGGAGGCGCAGCCCCAGTGCTCCGCGTGTTTCATCAACAGCGTGGAGGACAACATGGACTCCATCCTCACGCTGGCGCGCACGGAGGGGATGCTCTTCAAGTACGGCAGCGGCACGGGCAGCAACCTGTCCACCATCCGCGGCAGCAAGGAGCTGCTGGCGGGCGGTGGCACCGCTTCCGGCCCGGTGTCGTTCATGCGCGGCTTCGACGCCTTCGCCGGTGTCATCAAGAGCGGCGGCAAGACGCGTCGCGCGGCGAAGATGGTCATCCTCAACGCCGAGCACCCGGACATCCTCGAGTTCATCCGCTGCAAGTCGAGCGAGGAGAAGAAGGCCTGGGCGCTCATCGAGGCCGGCTACGACCCGTCCTTCAACGGCGAGGCGTACTCGTCGGTGTTCTTCCAGAACTCGAACAACTCGGTGCGCGTCACCGACGCGTTCATGAAGGCGGTGGTGGATGACGCCACCTGGACGACGCGGTCGGTGCGCGATGGCCAGCCGCTGGACACCTACCAGGCGCGCGAGCTGTTCCGGGAGATCTCCGAGGCCGCGCACCTGTGCGGCGACCCGGGCATGCAGTTCGACACCACGGTGAACAGCTGGCACACGTGTTCGACGACGGCGCGCATCAACGCGTCCAATCCGTGCTCGGAGTACATGTTCCTGGACGACTCGGCCTGCAACCTGGCGTCCCTGAACCTGATGCACTTCCGCACCATCGATGGCGACTTCGACGTGACGGCGTTCCGCCACGCGGTCGACATCCTGCTGATGGCGCAGGAAATCATCGTCGGCAACTCGCGCTACCCCACCGAGCGCATCGAGAAGAACAGCCACGACTACCGGCCGCTGGGCCTGGGCTACGCCAACCTGGGCGCGCTGCTGATGGCGTCCGGCCTGCCGTATGACTCACCCGCGGGCCGCAACTACGCTGGCGCGATTACCTCGCTGATGTGCGGCGAGGCCTACGCGATGAGCGCCCGCCTGGCGGAGAAGCAGGGCCCCTTCGCTGGCTACGCGAAGAACGCGGAGCCGATGCTGGGCGTCATCCGCAAGCACCGCAAGGCCGCGTACCACATCGCCCCGGAGGGTGTGAGCCAGGGCCTGTTCGCCGCGCAGAAGGACGCGTGGGACCGCGCGCTCGCGCTGGGTGAGGAGCACGGCTTCCGCAACAGCCAGGTGACGGTGCTGGCCCCCACGGGGACCATTGGCTTCATGATGGACTGCGACACCACCGGCATCGAGCCGGACATCGCGCTCATCAAGTACAAGAAGCTGGTGGGCGGCGGCATGCTGAAGATCGTCAACCAGACGGTGCCGCTGGCGCTGGAGAAGCTGGGCTACCCGCAGACGCAGTCCCAGGACATCATCAGCTACCTGGACAAGCAGGACACCATCGAGGGCGCGCCGCACCTGAAGCCCGAGCACCTCCCGGTGTTCGACTGCGCCTTCAAGCCGGCCCAGGGCGAGCGCAGCATCCACTGGATGGGCCACATCCAGATGATGGAGGCCTGCCAGCCGTTCCTCTCCGGCGCCATCTCCAAGACGGTGAACATGCCGTCGGACGCGACGGTGGAGGACATCGAGAAGGCGTACATGGAGGCGTGGAAGCGCGGCCTCAAGGCCATCGCCGTGTACCGCGACGGGTGCAAGCGGACGCAGCCGCTGAACACGTCGAAGGAGACGGTGAAGGACACGCGCGCCGCCAAGGCCACCGTGGCCCCCGAGCCCGCCCCCGCCGTCCAGCCGGAGCCCCGCGCGGTCCGCCGGCGACTGCCGGACGAGCGCCGCTCCATCACGCACAAGTTCTCCATCGGCGGCCACGAGGGCTACCTGACGGTGGGCATGTACGAGGACGGCCTGCCGGGCGAGCTGTTCATCGTCATGGCGAAGGAAGGCTCGGTGGTGAGCGGGCTGATGGACAGCTTCGCCACCAGCGTGTCGCTGGCGCTCCAGTACGGCGTGCCGTTGAAGGTGCTGGTCGACAAGCTCAGCCACACCCGCTTCGAGCCCAGCGGCTTCACCGGCAACCCGGACATCCCCATCGCCAAGTCCATCACCGACTACATCTTCCGCTGGCTGGAGTTGAAGTTCCTGCCGAGCGAGGAAGAGGACGCGGTGCTGGACCGGGTGGACGTGCAGCCGAAGCGGGAAGCCCTGCCCGCGCGGACGGCTTCGGTGCAGCGGTCCGACGCCAACACCTCGAAGCGGTCCACCTGGCTGAATCAGGCGGACGCGCCGCCGTGCCACACCTGCGGCGCCATCATGGTGCGCAGCGGTGCTTGCTACAAATGCAGCAACTGCGGCGCGACCAGCGGCTGCAGTTGA
- a CDS encoding (2Fe-2S) ferredoxin domain-containing protein: protein MAPPYQRHVFVCTNRRPDGNPKGCCASKGAEEVRAAFKAELDKRGLKGGMRANAAGCLDTCSFGVAVVVYPEGTWYGGVKVEDVKDIVEQHLMEGRPVERLLMPFSRKTVTSG from the coding sequence ATGGCTCCTCCCTACCAGCGCCACGTCTTCGTCTGTACCAACCGCCGCCCGGACGGAAATCCCAAGGGGTGTTGCGCCTCCAAGGGAGCGGAGGAGGTCCGCGCCGCCTTCAAGGCGGAGCTCGACAAGCGGGGCCTCAAGGGGGGCATGCGCGCCAACGCGGCGGGATGCCTGGACACGTGCAGCTTCGGTGTCGCCGTCGTCGTCTACCCGGAAGGCACCTGGTATGGCGGCGTCAAGGTGGAGGACGTGAAGGACATCGTCGAGCAGCACCTGATGGAAGGCCGCCCCGTGGAGCGGCTGCTGATGCCCTTCTCCCGCAAGACCGTCACTTCGGGCTAA
- a CDS encoding tetratricopeptide repeat protein: MSDFREERDDALNALVLPLDEGVGPARRISRERSARMVLTALEAGALVTPPAPRPLGKRPPVWLMAGALLVAGAAAAAVWNFTRSSRASTSQVESAALMGPPRLGTESRRIGSGVVDAAPSRLDAVSDEASPETPVVPAASIAEAEPARPRAPLASVKSAAPEDLLLKANALRSEGRWKEAEALYLRVIRAEPSSLASYVARVASGSLRLEHLGDARGALRQFKAALRVQPRGVLDQEAQHGIAEAHRVLGDRDAERSALESFLSTHPDSPLVPSARARVRELTAP; the protein is encoded by the coding sequence ATGAGTGACTTCAGGGAAGAGAGGGATGACGCCCTGAATGCGCTGGTCCTGCCGTTGGACGAAGGCGTGGGGCCGGCCCGACGCATCTCCCGGGAACGGTCGGCGCGGATGGTGCTGACCGCGCTGGAGGCAGGCGCGTTGGTGACGCCGCCCGCGCCCCGGCCACTCGGCAAGCGGCCCCCCGTGTGGTTGATGGCGGGAGCGCTCCTCGTCGCGGGCGCCGCCGCGGCAGCGGTCTGGAACTTCACACGCTCGAGCCGGGCGTCGACGTCGCAGGTGGAATCGGCTGCGCTCATGGGGCCCCCGCGGTTGGGCACGGAGTCACGACGGATCGGCAGCGGAGTGGTTGACGCGGCCCCCTCGCGGTTGGATGCCGTGTCAGACGAGGCTTCGCCCGAAACGCCGGTGGTCCCTGCCGCGTCCATCGCTGAAGCCGAGCCGGCGCGTCCGCGCGCGCCACTGGCTTCCGTGAAGTCGGCTGCTCCGGAAGACCTCTTGCTCAAGGCCAATGCGCTCCGTTCCGAGGGGCGGTGGAAGGAGGCCGAGGCGCTCTACCTACGCGTCATTCGCGCCGAGCCATCATCGCTCGCGTCATACGTCGCGCGCGTCGCCTCGGGCTCGCTTCGGCTGGAGCACCTGGGGGACGCGCGAGGCGCCCTGCGCCAGTTCAAGGCGGCGCTTCGGGTCCAGCCGCGCGGTGTGCTCGACCAGGAAGCGCAGCACGGCATCGCCGAAGCGCACCGTGTTCTCGGTGACCGAGACGCGGAGCGCAGCGCGCTGGAATCGTTCCTCTCCACCCATCCCGATTCGCCGCTCGTGCCGTCGGCTCGCGCGCGCGTTCGGGAACTCACCGCGCCATGA
- a CDS encoding DUF7305 domain-containing protein codes for MNRRWTLAVLLAASMGSCTRGDLVATVQSPDAGHVGSSVDAGGPDGGEPPADWEAYCAGRGPPIVVGDADTDSQVCSGRLAERTFRHALCTCEGLALGASFETDAFHGTSERYQPGGAGGDVGVNGALSANDAVAVGGSLRIGGAGGAQLGQTFRVGEALHCGGPLTGNPVSATVVGDARVRGDVALPAFSVGGVLMVPAGHVLGPVDAAEVRREPVDPVIPCACDAASQVDVSGLIARHVLDNDNVAIGLDATAMEDIEGERALELPCGRFHLTRITGTGRATLTIRARTALFVEDVVDLGEGLSVDVQAPGELDLFLGGSVAVAGPLTLGSTATPSRVRVYAAGSNVLALSAGSFLAGNLYAPRAVLSLSGGAEVFGSVFVRQVEASGPLRLHYDADIRDAGAECMGD; via the coding sequence ATGAACAGGCGATGGACGTTGGCGGTGCTACTGGCGGCGTCGATGGGAAGCTGCACCCGTGGGGACCTGGTGGCCACCGTCCAGTCGCCGGACGCAGGACACGTGGGCTCCTCGGTGGATGCCGGTGGGCCCGATGGCGGCGAGCCGCCTGCCGATTGGGAGGCGTACTGTGCGGGGCGCGGGCCTCCCATCGTCGTCGGGGATGCCGATACCGATTCGCAGGTGTGCAGTGGACGTCTGGCGGAGCGAACCTTCCGTCATGCGCTGTGCACCTGCGAGGGGCTCGCCCTGGGTGCGTCTTTCGAAACGGATGCCTTTCACGGCACCTCGGAGAGGTATCAGCCAGGAGGCGCGGGGGGCGATGTCGGGGTGAATGGCGCGCTGTCGGCCAATGACGCGGTGGCGGTGGGAGGCTCGCTGAGGATTGGCGGTGCGGGAGGCGCCCAGCTCGGGCAGACGTTCCGCGTGGGTGAGGCATTGCACTGCGGTGGTCCGCTTACCGGCAACCCAGTCTCGGCCACCGTAGTGGGAGACGCCCGCGTACGCGGTGATGTCGCGTTGCCCGCCTTCAGCGTCGGTGGCGTGCTCATGGTTCCAGCGGGCCACGTACTGGGGCCGGTGGACGCGGCTGAGGTCCGTCGCGAGCCCGTGGACCCCGTCATCCCCTGTGCGTGTGATGCGGCGTCCCAGGTGGATGTCTCCGGGCTCATCGCCCGGCACGTGCTCGACAATGACAACGTGGCCATCGGCCTCGACGCCACGGCGATGGAGGACATCGAAGGCGAACGCGCGCTGGAGCTGCCGTGTGGCCGCTTCCACCTGACGCGCATCACCGGCACCGGCCGCGCCACACTCACGATTCGCGCGCGTACGGCGCTCTTCGTCGAGGACGTCGTCGACCTGGGCGAAGGACTGTCGGTGGACGTTCAGGCACCTGGAGAGCTGGACCTGTTCCTCGGGGGCTCTGTCGCGGTGGCGGGACCGCTCACGTTGGGGTCCACCGCCACGCCTTCTCGCGTGCGAGTGTACGCCGCGGGCTCGAACGTGCTGGCGCTGTCCGCGGGCAGCTTCCTCGCGGGCAATCTCTATGCGCCCCGCGCCGTACTCAGCCTGAGCGGGGGCGCCGAGGTCTTCGGTTCTGTGTTCGTCCGTCAAGTCGAGGCTTCGGGGCCGCTCCGACTGCACTACGACGCGGACATTCGCGATGCGGGCGCCGAGTGCATGGGCGATTGA
- a CDS encoding general secretion pathway protein GspE, with amino-acid sequence MTQPFGLKLDLAAIASESDPTAEDASTGKHAETPTQDTPAPRKARGFVVAEHGELLTTPAAPAASLDATEPAAHGGAPSPFVETPEFTTPPVAPTPRAPIELDDLSGASDEPMQLASTWEFVGWQGGDDTGPIGHVPETTWADRGVDLDGPAISPAATEVPLASAWDFIQQPWQPTAAEPSDVITTLLAAAASGATEVPVGGPSVTAEHVLSALDVVSTQGTLGRVVLAYCAGRFQRAFLLGESLGLARVGHAWGPGSDSAAVAQLKVDLEAPSLLHTAMTSAGASVFDAPACPQDEAIFAALGGEGASRLAVIAIRSRGQAVAFIVADHGAEPIAALALDELTRIAQKASEAFSRLPTRSA; translated from the coding sequence GTGACGCAGCCATTCGGCCTCAAGTTGGACTTGGCGGCCATCGCCAGCGAGTCCGACCCGACGGCGGAGGATGCTTCAACTGGCAAGCACGCGGAGACGCCAACGCAGGACACCCCGGCGCCGCGCAAGGCACGCGGCTTCGTCGTCGCGGAGCATGGCGAACTGCTCACCACCCCTGCTGCCCCCGCGGCCAGCCTCGACGCCACGGAGCCCGCCGCGCATGGCGGCGCTCCCTCGCCCTTCGTCGAGACTCCCGAATTCACGACTCCACCCGTCGCTCCCACGCCCCGGGCGCCCATTGAACTGGATGACCTGTCCGGCGCATCCGACGAGCCGATGCAGCTCGCCTCGACGTGGGAGTTCGTGGGCTGGCAGGGCGGCGATGACACGGGCCCCATTGGCCACGTCCCGGAGACGACCTGGGCGGACCGCGGTGTGGACCTCGACGGCCCGGCCATATCGCCCGCGGCGACCGAAGTGCCTCTGGCTTCGGCGTGGGACTTCATCCAGCAGCCCTGGCAGCCCACGGCGGCGGAGCCTTCGGACGTCATCACCACGCTCCTGGCCGCGGCGGCCAGCGGGGCCACGGAAGTGCCCGTGGGTGGCCCTTCCGTGACGGCGGAGCACGTGTTGTCGGCGCTCGATGTCGTGAGTACCCAGGGGACGCTCGGCAGGGTGGTGCTGGCGTACTGCGCGGGCCGCTTCCAGCGCGCCTTCCTCCTGGGCGAAAGCCTCGGCCTCGCGCGGGTGGGGCATGCCTGGGGCCCGGGCAGCGACAGCGCGGCGGTTGCCCAACTCAAGGTCGACCTCGAAGCACCGTCCCTGCTGCACACCGCGATGACGTCCGCGGGTGCCAGCGTCTTCGACGCACCGGCCTGTCCCCAGGACGAGGCCATCTTCGCCGCGCTGGGCGGGGAGGGCGCTTCGCGCCTGGCTGTCATCGCCATCCGGAGCCGGGGCCAGGCGGTGGCGTTCATCGTCGCGGACCACGGCGCGGAGCCCATCGCCGCGCTCGCGCTCGATGAACTCACGCGCATCGCGCAGAAGGCCTCCGAGGCCTTCTCCCGTCTTCCCACCCGGAGCGCCTGA
- a CDS encoding glycosyl hydrolase family 18 protein, with translation MRRSWWASGLIATALSVAGCDSEVPSSHVRDMTAFQDAALAAEWAAGVAYSVGTRVTYQGRLYECRQPHTSQADWTPVAVASLWLDLGPAGGGEPDAGSGGTDAGTGGDVTAPTVGLSASASRIIAVGPLSLTATATDDVGVTRVEILENGAVVATGSQFSRAFSGWEQNGTYVYAVRAYDAAGNVGTTTLTVVVEIPGGPPPGGKRIVGYFTAWGIYARNYHVSNVQPSKLTHINYAFSNISGDGRCILGDPFADIDKSGGWQGEWDPGQLRGNFRAFKEMKRQNPHLKLLISVGGWSWSTHFSTVASSPASRAAFVKSCVDLYIRGQYPGVDPVNGEGVFDGIDIDWEYPVGGGLPGNSNSPADKQNYTLLMQEFRSQLNAVTTQTGKPYLLTIATGASPDLLENKQETKKLSDVLDWINVMSYDYHGAFESTVNFHSALHRVTGDPGAATGFYTDGSVSKMLALGVPPAKIVVGVPFYGRGWGSVPNVNNGLFQSGVPTRGTWDDGSSGLTGVFDFKDIKANYERPGSGYTKFFHPEAKEAYVYNPATGIWIGYDDVQSINAKADYILNKNLGGAMFWELSGDDGSLLDALARKLR, from the coding sequence ATGCGTCGCAGTTGGTGGGCCTCTGGCCTGATCGCCACCGCCTTGTCCGTGGCTGGCTGTGATTCCGAAGTGCCGTCGTCTCACGTTCGGGACATGACGGCGTTCCAGGATGCGGCCCTGGCCGCGGAGTGGGCAGCGGGCGTCGCGTACTCCGTGGGAACGCGCGTCACCTATCAAGGGCGCCTCTATGAGTGCCGCCAGCCGCACACGTCCCAGGCGGACTGGACACCGGTGGCGGTGGCCTCGCTGTGGTTGGACCTGGGGCCCGCGGGCGGTGGTGAGCCGGACGCGGGCAGCGGCGGAACGGACGCGGGCACGGGCGGGGACGTCACCGCGCCCACCGTGGGCTTGAGTGCCAGTGCCTCGCGCATCATCGCCGTGGGGCCGCTGAGCCTGACGGCCACGGCGACGGACGACGTGGGCGTGACGCGGGTGGAGATTCTGGAGAACGGTGCCGTCGTCGCCACCGGCTCGCAGTTCAGCCGGGCCTTCAGCGGTTGGGAGCAGAACGGCACGTATGTCTACGCGGTGCGCGCCTATGACGCCGCGGGCAACGTGGGGACCACCACGCTCACCGTCGTCGTGGAGATTCCAGGTGGGCCGCCGCCGGGAGGAAAGCGCATCGTCGGCTACTTCACCGCGTGGGGCATCTACGCGCGCAACTACCACGTGTCCAACGTGCAGCCGTCCAAGCTCACGCACATCAACTACGCGTTCTCCAACATCTCCGGGGATGGACGCTGCATCCTCGGCGACCCGTTCGCGGACATCGACAAGAGCGGCGGCTGGCAGGGTGAGTGGGACCCCGGTCAGTTGCGCGGCAACTTCCGCGCGTTCAAGGAGATGAAGCGGCAGAACCCGCACCTGAAGCTGCTCATCTCCGTGGGCGGCTGGTCCTGGTCCACGCACTTCTCCACCGTGGCGTCCTCGCCTGCTTCGCGCGCGGCCTTCGTGAAGTCCTGCGTGGACCTCTACATCCGTGGCCAGTACCCCGGTGTGGACCCCGTCAACGGCGAGGGCGTGTTCGACGGCATCGACATCGACTGGGAGTACCCGGTCGGCGGCGGCCTGCCAGGCAACAGCAACAGCCCGGCTGACAAGCAGAACTACACGCTGCTGATGCAGGAGTTCCGCAGTCAGCTCAACGCCGTCACCACGCAGACGGGCAAGCCGTACCTGCTCACCATCGCCACGGGCGCGTCGCCGGACCTGCTGGAGAACAAGCAGGAGACGAAGAAGCTGTCCGACGTGCTCGATTGGATCAACGTGATGTCCTACGACTACCACGGGGCCTTCGAGAGCACGGTGAACTTCCACTCGGCGCTCCATCGCGTCACGGGTGACCCGGGCGCGGCCACGGGCTTCTACACGGATGGCTCGGTGTCGAAGATGCTGGCGCTGGGCGTGCCGCCCGCGAAGATTGTCGTCGGCGTGCCCTTCTACGGCCGGGGTTGGGGCAGCGTGCCCAACGTGAACAACGGCCTGTTCCAGAGTGGTGTGCCCACGCGCGGCACCTGGGATGACGGCTCGTCGGGTCTGACGGGTGTGTTCGACTTCAAGGACATCAAGGCCAACTACGAGCGCCCCGGTTCCGGTTACACGAAGTTCTTCCACCCGGAGGCGAAGGAGGCCTACGTCTACAACCCTGCCACGGGCATCTGGATTGGGTATGACGACGTGCAGAGCATCAACGCCAAGGCGGACTACATCCTGAACAAGAACCTGGGCGGCGCGATGTTCTGGGAGTTGAGCGGTGATGACGGCTCGCTGCTCGATGCGCTGGCACGGAAGCTGCGCTGA
- a CDS encoding RNA polymerase sigma factor, translating into MLMELLPRVRNLVRYLVRGDVDVEDIAQEALIALVRGLPSYRAEGRFQSWADRVVARTTFAWLKRSRGRDAQHADAPVELVAVPSEDALPDEYVHRRHMVTLLDRLSNEQRHALVLHHVLELSVPEISTELGIPFETVRSRLRLGRTALRSLATAEGDGGEERG; encoded by the coding sequence TTGCTGATGGAGCTGCTCCCCCGGGTTCGCAATCTCGTGCGCTACCTGGTGCGCGGGGATGTGGACGTGGAGGACATCGCCCAGGAGGCACTCATCGCCCTGGTGCGGGGGCTGCCGTCGTATCGCGCTGAAGGCCGCTTCCAATCCTGGGCGGATCGGGTGGTGGCGCGGACGACGTTCGCATGGCTGAAGCGCTCCCGAGGCCGGGATGCCCAGCACGCGGATGCGCCGGTGGAGCTGGTCGCGGTTCCCTCTGAGGATGCCCTGCCGGACGAGTATGTTCATCGCCGTCACATGGTGACACTCCTGGATCGGCTTTCGAATGAGCAGCGGCATGCACTGGTGTTGCATCACGTGCTGGAGTTGAGCGTGCCGGAGATTTCAACGGAGCTGGGCATTCCCTTCGAGACGGTGCGCAGCCGGCTCCGCTTGGGGCGGACGGCGCTGCGCTCGCTGGCGACCGCGGAGGGAGACGGAGGGGAGGAGCGGGGATGA